A region of Periplaneta americana isolate PAMFEO1 chromosome 16, P.americana_PAMFEO1_priV1, whole genome shotgun sequence DNA encodes the following proteins:
- the LOC138691725 gene encoding uncharacterized protein isoform X3, protein MLIQKRIAIVENKCASTNTNAKKEQAWKEIYNDFCTSFGDGDTSILHLKEQWKRLKTNAKCNVQKQKNYRRTTGGGCPDPETDDVTLNDLDRDIVAFLLHEFTKDDAEFDSDARASYKVCDISLRSPSQGVTAIEDICTPISSTPVSSTICAVNPVSRTRDVCAVNPVSRTLDECGLNVTVVVDNRQSNGSQEDSMGIRDRSTSGCHREDSAPKPLRLTEYETELLLLQKQKHEAEMKRAEEIHRAQMEWDDEIHELKKAKLLLEIEMLRKHN, encoded by the exons atgttaatccAAAAACGAATTGCaattgtagaaaataaatgtGCGTCTACTAATACGAACGCGAAGAAAGAACAAGCGTGGAAAGAAATCTATAACGATTTCTGTACCAGTTTCGGTGATGGGGACACCAGCATTCTTCATTTGAAGGAGCAGTGGAAGAGATTGAAAACAAATGCTAAATGCAATGTCCaaaaa cAAAAGAACTACAGAAGAACAACTGGCGGAGGATGTCCTGATCCAGAAACTGATGATGTAACTCTCAATGACTTAGACAGGGATATTGTCGCATTTCTACTGcatgaatttactaaagatgaCGCAGAATTTGACTCGGATGCACGAGCATCATATAAG GTCTGTGATATATCCCTGCGATCTCCATCACAAGGAGTAACAGCAATTGAG GATATCTGTACTCCCATATCATCAACGCCCGTCTCAAGTACAATATGTGCAGTAAATCCGGTCTCAAGAACCCGGGATGTATGTGCAGTAAATCCAGTCTCAAGAACCCTGGATGAATGTGGATTAAATGTTACTGTAGTAGTTGACAACAG gcAGTCCAATGGGTCACAAGAGGATAGTATGGGTATAAGGGACCGTTCCACCAGTGGATGTCATAGGGAG GATTCTGCTCCAAAGCCATTGAGACTGACTGAATATGAAACAGAGCTATTGCTACTCCAAAAACAGAAACATGAAGCTGAGATGAAACGTGCTGAGGAGATCCACAGAGCCCAGATGGAATGGGATGATGAGATCCATGAATTGAAaaaagcaaaattattattagaaatagaaatgttaagaaaacacaattag